The Candidatus Zixiibacteriota bacterium genome contains a region encoding:
- a CDS encoding thiamine pyrophosphate-dependent dehydrogenase E1 component subunit alpha: MKIAPAPTATPAVPVDDQRNLYYALVKTRRFDERCRRLFKQGRFPGTYFSAVGQEATTVGPTYGLTMRDVITTSHREIGAAITKGMPLVAILRQIYARADSPDKGHSHPCHFGYPAVNLFTPASTVAAQTVVGTGMALAFKMRREPHVVLNFFGEGATARGAFHEALNFAGVHDLPIVFICENNLWAESVPAHLTSRIERFSDRAKAYGFPGVTVDGNDLLLTHTTAREAIVRARAGKGPTLIECLTYRWYGHSEIDPANYRDAQEVEYWTARDPVARFEQHLDSEGIMTRAEREALIARVDAEIEEAIQQAESSPFAPPEEALNDVYSFSPAETFPTRDAGSGARGIR, encoded by the coding sequence ATGAAGATTGCTCCCGCACCCACCGCGACCCCGGCCGTCCCGGTCGATGACCAGCGAAACCTGTATTACGCCCTGGTCAAGACCCGCCGTTTCGACGAGCGCTGCCGACGGCTGTTCAAACAGGGCCGGTTCCCCGGCACCTATTTCTCCGCGGTCGGCCAGGAGGCCACCACGGTCGGTCCCACCTATGGCCTGACCATGCGCGATGTGATCACGACCTCGCATCGCGAGATCGGCGCGGCGATCACCAAGGGGATGCCGCTGGTGGCAATCCTCCGCCAGATCTATGCCCGCGCCGATTCGCCCGACAAAGGGCATTCGCACCCCTGTCACTTCGGTTATCCGGCGGTCAATCTGTTCACGCCCGCCTCGACCGTCGCGGCGCAGACCGTGGTCGGCACGGGGATGGCGCTGGCATTCAAGATGCGCCGCGAGCCGCACGTGGTCCTGAACTTCTTCGGCGAGGGGGCCACCGCGCGCGGCGCGTTCCACGAAGCGCTCAACTTCGCCGGCGTGCACGATCTGCCGATCGTCTTCATTTGCGAAAACAACCTCTGGGCCGAGTCGGTCCCGGCGCATCTGACCAGCAGGATCGAGAGATTCTCCGATCGCGCCAAGGCGTATGGCTTCCCCGGCGTGACCGTAGACGGCAACGACCTTCTGCTGACCCATACGACGGCCCGCGAGGCCATCGTCCGCGCCCGTGCCGGGAAGGGCCCAACTCTGATCGAATGCCTGACCTATCGCTGGTACGGGCATTCGGAAATCGATCCGGCCAATTACCGCGACGCGCAGGAAGTCGAATACTGGACGGCGCGCGACCCGGTGGCCCGCTTCGAGCAGCATCTGGACTCGGAGGGGATCATGACCCGAGCCGAACGCGAGGCGTTGATCGCCCGTGTCGACGCCGAGATCGAAGAAGCGATTCAACAGGCCGAATCATCCCCGTTCGCGCCGCCGGAAGAAGCGCTCAACGACGTCTATTCATTCTCCCCGGCAGAGACCTTCCCAACCAGGGATGCCGGCAGCGGCGCCCGGGGCATCCGATGA
- a CDS encoding metal ABC transporter substrate-binding protein: protein MRRQWTGIIGAALALMWLGTAPAADKLRVVASTADLAYFARQIGGDLATVDAIAEGNRDLHYIEVLPSYMLKLRKADIYLIVGLELDQWSAPLIDGSRNTKLRVIDCSQHIVPLEVPKFKADARYGDLHRFGNPHYWVDPDNVPGICRSITEAFVAADPEHAAAYETARDAYLARLETKKKEWDALKPEMAKVRFISYHNTWPYFNQYFGCQTAGFVEEFAGVAPSPSHLARMVDRIKTEKIPIVAYEPFHDRRVPAMLAQKTGCRAIELGSSVGGEPGTGTYEALIDHIVHALLEANKGS from the coding sequence ATGAGACGACAATGGACCGGGATCATCGGCGCGGCGTTGGCTCTCATGTGGCTCGGCACGGCCCCGGCGGCGGACAAGCTCCGCGTCGTGGCTTCGACCGCCGATCTGGCCTACTTCGCCCGGCAGATCGGCGGCGATCTGGCCACGGTGGACGCGATTGCGGAGGGGAATCGCGATCTTCACTACATTGAGGTACTGCCGAGCTACATGCTCAAGCTGCGGAAGGCGGACATCTACCTGATCGTGGGACTGGAACTCGACCAGTGGTCGGCGCCGCTGATCGACGGCTCGCGCAACACGAAGCTGCGCGTCATCGACTGCTCCCAGCACATCGTGCCTCTGGAAGTGCCGAAGTTCAAGGCCGATGCGCGGTACGGCGATTTGCACCGGTTCGGGAATCCACACTACTGGGTCGATCCCGACAATGTTCCGGGAATCTGCCGGTCGATCACGGAGGCCTTCGTCGCCGCCGACCCGGAACACGCGGCCGCCTATGAGACGGCGCGCGATGCGTACCTCGCCCGGCTGGAGACCAAGAAGAAGGAATGGGACGCCCTGAAACCGGAGATGGCGAAGGTGCGGTTCATCTCCTATCACAACACGTGGCCGTACTTCAATCAGTACTTCGGTTGCCAGACTGCGGGATTTGTCGAGGAGTTCGCCGGGGTGGCACCGTCGCCGTCGCATCTAGCCCGCATGGTCGATCGCATCAAGACGGAGAAGATACCGATCGTGGCCTATGAGCCGTTCCATGACCGCCGCGTCCCCGCAATGCTGGCTCAGAAGACCGGGTGTCGCGCCATCGAGCTGGGTTCTTCGGTGGGTGGGGAGCCGGGAACGGGGACCTATGAGGCGCTGATTGACCACATTGTGCACGCTCTCTTGGAGGCAAACAAGGGGTCATAA
- a CDS encoding alpha-ketoacid dehydrogenase subunit beta — translation MKTVSYIEAITEALAEEMRRDERVFVMGEDVGLYGGVFKATKGLQPEFGPLRVLDTPISEELIVGAAVGAAAVGMRPVPEIQFSDFASCSFDPIVQQMAKLRYRSGGGWTCPMVLRICCGGEVGGGLYHSQTNEQWFFGTAGLVVVAPATPYDAKGLLKAAIRGDDPVVYLEHKRLYRWVRGEIPEDDYTVPLGNADIKRQGRTITIVCYQLMVHRALEAADILSREGIELEVIDLRTLLPWDREMVLSSVRKTGKALIVHESPKTGGVGGEIAATIMEEAFDDLDAPVARLAAPDVPPVPFAPPMEKFFMPDAAKIAARCRQLAAY, via the coding sequence ATGAAGACTGTCTCTTACATCGAAGCGATCACCGAAGCACTGGCAGAGGAGATGCGCCGCGATGAGCGCGTGTTCGTGATGGGGGAGGATGTCGGTCTCTATGGCGGCGTCTTCAAAGCAACCAAGGGACTACAGCCCGAGTTCGGCCCGCTGCGCGTTCTCGACACGCCGATCTCCGAGGAACTGATCGTCGGGGCGGCCGTCGGCGCCGCCGCGGTCGGCATGCGTCCCGTACCGGAAATCCAGTTCTCCGACTTCGCCTCGTGCTCATTCGATCCAATCGTCCAGCAGATGGCCAAGCTGCGCTACCGCTCGGGCGGTGGTTGGACCTGCCCGATGGTGCTGCGCATCTGCTGCGGCGGCGAGGTCGGCGGCGGCCTCTATCATTCGCAGACCAATGAACAGTGGTTCTTCGGCACCGCGGGACTGGTCGTCGTCGCCCCCGCAACGCCGTATGATGCCAAAGGTCTGCTGAAGGCAGCGATTCGCGGTGACGATCCGGTCGTTTACCTGGAGCACAAGCGGCTCTACCGTTGGGTGCGCGGGGAGATACCCGAGGATGATTACACGGTGCCTTTGGGAAACGCCGACATCAAGCGTCAGGGGAGGACGATCACGATCGTCTGCTATCAATTGATGGTGCATCGCGCCCTCGAGGCGGCCGATATCCTCTCCCGTGAGGGAATCGAGCTGGAAGTGATCGACCTGCGCACGCTGTTGCCATGGGACAGAGAAATGGTCCTGTCTTCGGTGCGCAAGACCGGCAAGGCGTTGATCGTGCACGAATCGCCCAAGACCGGCGGTGTCGGCGGCGAGATCGCCGCGACGATCATGGAGGAAGCGTTCGATGATCTCGATGCCCCCGTCGCGCGTCTCGCGGCGCCCGATGTCCCCCCGGTTCCCTTCGCACCGCCGATGGAGAAGTTCTTCATGCCCGACGCGGCCAAGATCGCCGCTCGCTGTCGGCAGTTGGCCGCATACTAA